In Leptospira montravelensis, the genomic window AAGCTCTTGAAGCTAAGGCGACTGCAGCTCAGTAATCTGACTGTTTAGCATTCAACTTCAAAGAAGAGCCTCCTAAATTAGGAGGCTTTTTTTTGCCCTGAATAGAGATTACTTTTTAAGTTTTGGATCGAAGTAGTGTTTATGAATAAAATCTTGAACCACTTTATGTTGCAAGGCCGTTAGAGGTTGAAAAATTACCGAAGTTGTTTTTCCCGCAGTTCGATGGACCGTTCCAATAATCTCTAATGGATTTTGATGAAGAGAAAATTGAATTCTTACTTGGTCACCTTCATAAAAGATTGCCGTTGTTTGAAATGCAAGACCACCAGTTCCCAAATCAGAAAGATGCCCAGTCACTGGTGTATTTTTTGATTTTACCAGTTCCACAGTGCAAGGTACGTCTAATTTTACACGAGCATCTTTTCTTTTTTGTTTTGCCCCACCGTATTTACTATAACTATCTGAAAAAATTGACTGCTTTGAATCTGCCATTCTAACTTCCTTTATGCGAGACTAACAAAGGTTTCACAATTGATACTCTCATTGTATATTTCGCTTGTTCCCAAAAATATAGAATCCATCTGTACAGATTCTAAAGTTTCTATAAATTGACTTACGTTTGTAATTGTTAAAAGTTCTCTTTTAGTATTCTCTGGAAAACCTGTATTCTCTATGTATCGTATAAAGTGTTTGCGAAAAAGTATTAACGCATAATCATCTTCAGAAGGATAAAAATTTAACATTAAATTTAAATGCTCCAGAATGACTTCTTTGATTTCTGACCAACTAACTTTTTCTTTTGCCCTCTCAGAAAAGATCCAAGGATTTCCGATGGCTTTACGACCAATGAGAACAAGATCTACTCCATATTCTTTTTTCTTAAACATGGCTTCCGAATAACTAGTCACATCTCCATTTCCAAAAATGGGAACCATTGCTTTGGATTTGATTTCACCAATTGCATTCCAATCGGCAACACCAGAATATGCCATTGCTTTTGTTCTTCCATGCACGGAAATAGCAGAGACTCCTGATCCTTCTAATACTTTGACTGTTTCTAAATAATTTAAGGAATTAGAATCCCAACCAAGGCGAATCTTTGCTGTGACAGGAAGGTTTGTTTTTTTTCGAATTCCTTCGATCATAGCACCCGCCAATCGAACATTTCGTAAAAGACCAGCGCCTGATCCGTGATGGGAAACTTTGGCTACAGAACATCCCATATTCAAATCAATCACATCTGGATTTCTTGACGCAGCAATTTCTGATGCATTCACAACCGTTTCTAAATCCGATCCGAAAATTTGAAAAAAAATTGGTCTTTCAGTTTCTAAATAGCGAAACATATCTAAAGATTTTGTATTCCCCATTAACAATTGTTCTGTGGATACAAATTCAGTATAAGCAAAAGCCGATCCAAACCGCCTAGTTATTTGTCTATAGGGACTATCTGAAATACCAGCCATCGGCGAAAGAACAACATCACCTTTGATTGTTACTCCTCCGATGGTAATCATATTTGCTCTTTATTCTGATTCGGACTCTGAATCTCTAACGACAGCGAAGTCTTTTACAAAGTCTTCATCTTTGGTATTCACCACTTTGACACCCATCGCAGAACGACCCACCATTGAAATGGTTTTGACTTCGACACGTATTGCCATACCGGATTGAGTGATGACAAGAAGTTCATCTTCTTCTTTTACCGAAGCGATTCCCACAGCTCGTCCATTTTTTTCACCAATCTTTAAGTAGGTCATTCCTTTCCCGCCTCGACCTTTCGTTGAAAACTCTTCAAAATCGGTTCGTTTTCCAAATCCATTTTCGGAAACACAGAATAGATTTGTACCTGGTTCTACTTTTGTAATCCCGGCAATGGCATCGTCTTCTTCCAACTTCATAGCAGTTACACCAGAAGCCGTTCTACCTTGCGAACGAAGTTCGTTCAAATTCATTCGGATTGCGAGTCCATTTTTACTTCCTATAAACACATCGTAGTTACTAGGATTAGCAATTACATCAATGAGTTCATCACCATCACGAAGTCCAATCGCAATGATTCCCGATTTTTTCGTATTTGTGAATTCATCCAATTGGATTTTTTTCACAAAACCTTCTCTTGTCACCATTAGAAGATAGGACTCGTCGAAATTTCGGAATGTAAACAAGGAAGTAATGATTTCATCATCATTTAAGTTAATCACTGCCTTGAGTGATTTTCCTCGTGCTTCTTTTGAACCAATAGGTAGTTCATAAACTTTCATAAGGAAGGCTCTTCCTTTATTAGAGAAGAGCATCAAGTTATCATGAGTCATAGCACTACTTAGTTTTTTAACAAAGTCTTCTCTTTTTGTAGAGATCCCTTGAACACCCTTTCCTCCACGTTTTTGGCGACGGAAAGTATCCATAGGTAGGCGTTTGATAAACATATCTTCTGATAACTGAACTACCACTTCTTCATCTGCAATCAAATCTTCAGCGTTAAAGGTTGAAGACTCTAAGGATTCCAAACTAATTTCAGTGGAACGATTATTTCCAAATGATTGGGCAACCTTACCTAGCTCATCACAAATGATAGATTTAACTCGTTCTGGTTTAGCAAGAATGTCTTCTAAGTCAGCGATCAGTAGTCGAACCTGCTCTAATTCTTCAATGATCTTTTGTACTTCTAAAGACGTTAAACGTTGCAAACGCATTTCGAGAATTGCATCCGCTTGGATTTCAGAGAGAGCAAACGTTGCCATGAGGGAACTTTGCGCTTCTTTTACATCTTTTGAAGCTCGTATGATACGTATCACTTCATCAATATTATCAAGAGCAATACGAAGTCCTTCTAAGATATGCGCTCTTTTTTGTGCTTTATCTAAATCAAATTCAGTACGTTTGATTACGACTTCATTTCTATGATCCGCATAGGATTTTAGAATTTCTTTTAACGAAAAGATTTTTGGGCGATTGTTTAAAATCGCAAGCATCGTAATTCCATAACTCACTTGTAGTTGAGTGAGTTTGAAAAGTTGATTTAGAATGACTTGTGCATTGGCATCTTTTTTAATATGAATCTCAACTCGAATTCCTTTTCTATCTGATAGATCTAAAATTTCAGAGACTCCTTCGATGATTTTCTCATTCACAAGTTCCCCGATTTTTTCGAGTAGATTCTTTTTGTTTACTTGGTATGGAATTTCATTAATAACAATGATCTCGCGACCTTTGTTATTTTCGATGATATCAACTTTCGATCGAATCCGAATGGATCCTTTTCCTGTGGCGTAGGCTTGGTATAAACCTTCCCCGCCAATAATAGTTCCACCAGTAGGAAAATCAGGTCCTGGAAGAATTTTCATTAATTCCGGAAGTGTGATATCTGGATTTTGAATGAGAGCTATGACAGCATTTACCGATTCTTTTAAGTTATGCGGTGGAATGTTAGTTGCCATACCCACAGCAATTCCTGTTGAACCGTTTACTAAAATATTTGGGAAATTTGCTGGTAAGACATCTGGCTGTTGTCTCGTATCATCAAAGTTTGGTGAAAAACTGACTGTATTTTTTTCGATGTCCTTTAGAAGTTCTTCCGCAAGTTTCGTAAGTTTAGCTTCTGTATATCGATAAGCCGCCGCGTTATCACCGTCGACCGATCCAAAGTTTCCTTGCCCATCGATCAATGTTTCTCGCATGGAAAAGGTCTGCGCCATACGAACCATTGTTTCGTAAACCGCCGAGTCACCATGTGGGTGGTAGTTACCAATCACTTCCCCAACAATCTTTGCTGATTTTACATAAGGACGATCGGATCTCCATGCTCTTTCATTCATCGCATGTAGAATTCGTCTATGTACTGGTTTTAATCCATCTCTAACATCAGGAAGTGCTCGACCTACAATTACACTCATCGCATAATCAAGGTAAGCTTCCTTCATTTGGTCTTCAATTTCAACCGGAATGACTCTTACACCTGCTTTGAGAGCACCGGCTACATCTGGTCTGCCGGAAAGATTGAGTGCTAAAGTTTTATTTGATTCGTTTTCTTGGCCGTTTTGTTCGGTCATTTTTTTATCCTAATTCCGATTATAGATCTAAATTTGCAACTTTGTATGAATTCGCTTCAATGAAACGACGACGTGGAGATACTTCATCACCCATTAGGATATTGAATGTATCTTCTGCTTCTACAAAATCTTGTAACTTTACTTGTAACATAACTCGTTCTTTTGGATCCATAGTTGTATCCCAAAGTTGTTCTGGATTCATCTCTCCAAGTCCTTTGTACCTTTGGATCACAACTTTGTCATTGGGCCTTGATTTAAGAATTTCTTCCTTTTCTCTGTCAGAGTAAACATAGACAGCCTCTCTTCCAAACTTCAAAAGATACAATGGAGGTTGAGCCACAAACAAAGATCCTTGTTCAATGATTGGTTTCATATACCGGAAGAAAAAAGTTAATAGAAGTGTTCGGATATGAGATCCATCCACGTCCGCATCTGTCATAATGATGATTTTTTTATAACGAAGTTTTTCCACATTGAATTCATCATCACCAATTCCTGTTCCCATAACTGTGATTAGGGTTCGAATTTCTTCATTCGAAAGAATTTTATCCAAACGGGCTTTTTCCACATTTAGAATTTTACCTTTAAGTGGAAGGATTGCTTGGGTATTTCTATCTCTTCCTTGTTTTGCTGATCCACCCGCCGAGTCTCCCTCGACAAGATACAATTCGCAATGTTCTGGATCTTTTTCGGAACAGTCCGCTAACTTTCCAGGTAGGCCGCCACCTTCTAAAACCGTCTTACGTCTTGTTAGGTCTCGTGCTCGTCTCGCTGCTTCTCTTGCTTTGGATGCTAGAATACATTTCTCTAAAATCTTTTTGATGACTGCAGGATTTTCTTCAAAGAAACGATTGAGCCCTTCGCCTGTGATTGTCTGCATCAGACCCTTCACTTCTGCGTTCACTAACTTTTCTTTTGTTTGTGAGTTAAACTGGGGCTGTGGGATTTTGATGGATATGACTGCGCAAAGTCCTTCTTTGATATCATCCCCTTGCAAACCATTGGGTTGTTTTTTAAAAAGGACCTGATCTTTTTTTAAGTGATCATTCAAAGTCCGAGTAAGGGCTGTTCGAAAACCTTCTAAGTGAGTTCCACCTAAGTTGTTATTAATGGCGTTGGTAAAACAAAAAATATTTTCGCTGTAAGTATCACAATATTGGAGAGCAATTTCTGCCCAAACATTTTCTTTTTCACCGACAAAGTGCAAAACTTTGTGCAAAGGATGTTTTGCTTCCGTGATGTATTCAACGAAGGAAACAATCCCTCCATCAAATTTAAATTCGTGTTTTGCAACTTCTTCTTTTCTTTGATCTTCAATACGAATGAGTAGACCTTTATTTAAAAAAGCAATTTCTCTAAATCTTGCAGAAAGGGTATCAAAAGAAAAATCAACAGTGGTAAAAATAGTATCGTCTGCTTTAAAACGAACGACTGTTCCACGGTGTGTTGTATCACCTATAATTTTTACATCTTCAACAGGAACACCTGCTTGGTATTTTTGGTAATGTAACTTTCCATCTTGGTGGACTTCTACTTCTAAATAAGTAGAAAGAGCATTCACAACGGAAACCCCTACCCCGTGCAAACCACCAGATACTTTATAGGCATCGTTTTCAAACTTTCCACCAGCGTGTAAAATGGTTAAAACCACTTCAATGGTGGATTTACCTTTGTCAGGGTGAATTCCAGTGGGAATTCCGCGACCGTTATCTCGAACTTCAATGATATGGTCTGGTAAAATGCGGACATCAATTTCTGTACAATGGCCAGCCATTGCCTCATCCACAGAGTTATCCACAACCTCATAAACCATCTTATGTAGGCCGGACTCGTCTTGGGTTCCGATATACATTCCGGGGCGTTTCCGCACCGCTTCTAGACCCTCTAGGATCTTAATTTTCGAGGCTGAATAGGCGTTTGGATCGGTTTGGTTGGACATAGATTTATAAGATACCCTATAGGAAGTATCCTAGAAAGACCCTCGAAGGGCAAGTGAAAACGAGGAGTTTTGGGCGGCTTTAAGACCTAGGATTCTGGAATTCGTTTCCTGTTTTAAATTGAATTTTTTCCAATAAAACCGGGTTTGTAATTGAGTTCACTTTCGTTAAAAGTTCCGTCTTTTGGAACTCCAATTCCTGGGAGATCATCGAGTGACGACAAACAACTGTGAGTTTTTTTCCATCAATAGATTTGGGAAAACTCTGTTTACCAAAGTATTCACCTACTATGTCATTCCATTTGAGTCGTAGGGTTTTCAAAATTTGGTCTCGAAAGATAGATTCCCTGTCCATACCCAATTTTTCTAAACTTTGGAAGAGTTCTGAGAGTTCGACCTTTTTCATTTCTCTGAAAACACCTTTACTTTTCCGGCTTCCACTTGGTAAATTTCTTTATCAACGGTTAGGTTTCCCACATATTCATGAATCCCTTCTAAATCTGTGGTTGTAAAAAAAGCCTGACCACATTCTGAAATCAGATTCACAAAGTATTCTCTCCGTTTCACATCCAACTCCCGAATGATATCATCAATCAGTAGGACAGGAGCTTCTCCCGTCGTATCACGAATCATTTGAAAACAGGCAGTTTTTAGAGCAATGACCGCACTTCGTTTTTGGCCTTGGGATCCAAACCCACTCAAATCTTTATCATCAAATCCAATCGGTAGTGTGTCCCGATGGTTTCCGCAACTCGTGTAACCGATGGCTCTGTCCTTTCGGAGATTATCGATGAGTTTTTGTCTATGTTCTTCTTTGGATGCGATATTGGGTTTGTAGGTTAAAAAGAAGGGATCTTTTCCAGAACTTAACTGTTGTAAGTTTTTATGAAAGTATCCAGCCAGGCTTTCGATAGTTTTGGTTCTGATTTCACGAATTTCTGCATCATGTTCGATGATGGGTTCATCCCAAATTCCAATTTCACGATCTGTGGAATTTTCTTTTTTTAAAGCAGTGTTCCTTTGTTTGAGCAAACGATCATATTCAATGAGTTGTTTTAAATAATAACGATTGGTGGAAGAAATAAAGGCATCTAAAAAACGGCGGCGCTCCACGTTTCCATCTTCAATGATGAGGATGTCAGGTGGACTCATTACAATCGAACGAAAGTATCCTACATAGTCAGAGATTTTTTTAAACTCTTCCCCGTTGACTTTCAATTTCTTTCGTTTGGAATAGGAATGTTCAATTCCATATTCAAATAAATAATCATTTTCTTCGGATTCAAATTCAGCACGGATGAAGGTATCTTTTGTTTCCCAACGAAGGAGTTGGTTTTGGTCTGATTCGCGAAAACTTTTTAAATAGGAAAGAAGTGAAATTGATTCTAGAAGGTTTGTCTTACCTTCTCCATTGTTTCCAATAAAAAAGATAAGACGTGATTTGAATGTTAGTTCTGTTTCTTCGTGATTCCGAAAATTCTTTATGTAAATTTTCTTTAGAAACATTAAAGTTTCATTGGCATAATGACAGAAACAAAGTCGCTATCCGATGGATCTTTAAAAAGAACTGGTGCACTGGAAGTGGTGAATTCCAAAATGACTTCCGGATCATCCACAGCTTTTACCACATCACTCAAATAATCTCCTTTGAATGCGATGGTGATTGCTTCGCCGTTATATTCAATTGGCATATTGTGATCAAACATCATCGTTCCAGGATTGGAAGAACTGATATTCACATTTCCTTTCGTAAAAGCCAAACGAATTTGTTTTGAAGGTTCTTCTGCAGAAATCAAAGCTTGTTTCAAAAAAGTTAAGAAGTCAGCTTTTACCACACGAACTGATTCCGAAGTTTGTTTTGGAATCACTTGTTCATAATCAGGAAAGTTTCCATCAATGAGTTTGAATAGAAGTTCTACGTTTCCAGAAGAAACATAAATTTGTTCTTCTACAAATCCAATCTTTGCAGTTTCTTTTCCTTCTATCATCTTAAGCATTTCACGAACTGCTTTATGAGGAATGATCACACCATTTTTAAATGGAAACTGTTTTGGGAACTTACGAACTATTTTAGAAAGACGACGTCCATCGGTTCCAACAACAATTAGATCCGTATTGTCTGGTTTTAAAAAGAGACCATTAAAAACAAAACGTGTTTCTTCAATTGCCATCGCGTAAGAAGTTTTACGAAACATCTCACGAATGGTTTGGCAAGGAAATTCAACCACACTTGCTTCATCTACTTTCGGAATGGTTTTGATATCTTCTGAATCGATTCCGTTGACTTTGAACTTTGTGTCCATCTTACCGCTGGCATCAGTGATGGTTGTTTCCGAATTTTCTGATTGGTCAGTAGTTGTGAGTAAACTTGTATCGAAGTTTAGATTTTTAAAAATACTCGATAGTTGTTTTGCAGGTAAGGATGCGATTCCCTTTTCTCCAATGGTGGAAGGTACAGAAGTTTTGATGGCGATCTCGAGATCTGTCGCTGAAAGATAAACTTCATTTTCACCTGTTTGGATTTTGAGATTGGAGAGAGCCGATTTAATCTCTCGAACTGAGATGACTCCATCCACTGAGTTGATTGCTTTTAGGAATTCTGTAGTATTGACAGTGAATTTCATTTTTCCTCTTCTTCTTATTTATATTATATATCTTTATATATATTATGTCGTTTCCGTTGGTTCTGTCAGTATGTCGATAAAGCCCGGAAACATCAATTTTTATTGAATTATGTCAGGTTTTTTCCTTTTTGCAACTGTCAATATTTATGTCACTTTGAACAGGTTGTGGAATACTTAAGGGACAATAAGGACTGACTATGTCCTATCGACGGTTTATCGACAGGTAATGGTCGGATTAATCACAGGTTATTGGAAACTTATCTTGTGTTTGATGGAGTGAAATACGTCTTCCCACTGGGATTCTGTTTTCATTCGCTCTTTGAATTTATCAATGCCGTGGATGACAGTCGAATGTGTGGTCGAAAAAATTCTGCCAATTTGTGCCTTCGGAACATGGAGAACATCGTGAAGGAGGAGCATACAGAGATGTCTTGGAGGAATGAAATCGGCTTTGCGGCTTTTGCCTAGTAAATCTTTGCGCGCGATGTTTGTCCTTTCACAGACAAGATCGATGACCATATCCGGGTTGAATCCAATTCTTTTTTTGTTAGTTAAAAAACGTGCTTCCGCTATTTCTTGAATTTTTTCTTCCGTAAGTAAAAAGTATTCATAAGCCTTTTTGTATAAAACCAAATCGTTTACGATACCAATGAGAGCCCTTGAATCCCCTTCCAATCGTTCGGCAAGCCAAAGAAGAAGTTTGTCACTGGCGGGAATATTGAATTCGGAAAAATTGGCTCGCAAAAGTTCAATGCGTAGAGCCAAGTCATGGGATTTGACATCGGCTTGGAGACCATGCACAAATCGAGATTTGAGCCTTTCGTGTAACGGCAGTTCGTAACTCGGTCTGTCGGATGCGATCACAATCTGGCGTTTTCTATCGTAAAGAAAATTGAAAAGAGCAAAAAACTCCTCTTGGGTTTTTTCCGCCCCTCCATTCAAAAATTGAATGTCGTCAAAGAGTAAAACATTATAAGACTGGTATCGAATTTTAAAAGATTCGAGTGACTCCCGATTGTTTTGACGAACCGTAAAAATAAACTCATTCAAAAATGAAGTGCTGTTTACATATCGAACCGTTTTCCAAGGATCTTTCTTTTTGATCTCGTTTCCTATGGCATGTAATAGGTGTGTTTTACCCACACCGACTGGTCCAAAAATATACAATGGATTGTATTTCCCTGGTTGTTCGGCCACACTTTTTGCCGCCGTATAGGCAATGCGATTGGAATCAGAAGTGATATAATTGCTAAAAATGAACTCTGGATTTAGATCCGAGTCGGATTCATCAAATTTGGATTGGATGACTTCCTTAAAAATTTGTGTAGATGTTTCTGATTCTGCAAGAATCGACACACGAAAACGATCACCTACTACTTGATAGACGGCGTCTTCAATGAAAGTAGTGTATTTTGTTTCCACGTGACGTTTGATTCCTGTGGAAGGAGCCGTTAAGTGAACCACCTGGTTCTCAGATTTATCAAATCGAAGTGGTGCAATGAAATTGGAAAAGTACTTGGGAGGTATCTGTTTCGATATTTCTTCTAAAATTTCTTCCCAACGTATGTCCAAGTTTCCCGCCCTAAATGTGAAATCGGGTACTATACTTTTAGCAAGTAGGTAGAATTCAAATGAAAAATCCGAAAACGATCCAAACTAGAAAAAATAGTCGAACCGAATAAAAAAATTATGTCCCTTAATTGAATTGACTGGAATTTACCTTGTAATCTGTGTTAGGTGTTCATTTTTTCAATAGGTGAATTTTTAATATTTATCAGCTTTTTATCACTATGTGGCTAAACGTAAAAATAATTGTGATAAAAGAACATACTCAAGTGCTGGAATTTCATAATGAAGTTTCATTTTAAAATCTAAGATGGCTTCAATCCTTCCAACATTGGCTTCAAAGTTTTTTTGTCTGTATTCATAAAGTAATAACAAACAAATCATTTCTAAAAAATCAATTCCTGTAAGTCCTTCTTTATTAGATCGAAATTCTCCGAGTTGGTCTCGCACCCAGTTTTCTAATTTAAAAAGTAAAATGGAATCGTGACAATGTTCTCTTACATTTTCATGCCATTCTTCTAAAAATTCATCTGAGATTTCAAATGGATTCAGTGATCCACCATAATAAAGTTTTGATTCAGTCATTTCATCTCTACGAATTTTTTTGATTTCGTTTTGAGGGAGATAGTTGAAAGGAACACAAACTGATCGAGATACAATGGTTGGTTTTAAATTTTTTAAATCGTTAACAATCAGAATGAACTTTGTATGTGCAGGAGGTTCTTCTAAAGTTTTCAGAAGAGTGGTTTCTGCTTCATTGTTAATTCGATTGGCTTCCGGAAATAATACAACTCGGTAATCTGATGTATGTGGTTTGAAAGGAATCCTTGCTGATAACAACCATCGGATGGTAAAATCTTCCGGATCTTTTTCTTTTCCAATGGCTATGTTTTTTCTTCGGGGAAATTGAATGAAGTCGGGATGCACACCCTTCATAAATTGTCTGCAGGAATCACAAACTCCACAAGAGGTTCCTTCTAAACAAAGGAGTTGTCTCGAGAATCGTTCTGCTGCCGTCCACTTCCCCACTCCATCGGGTCCATAAAAAATAATGGAACCAGGAATTCGTGTCCTATCTTTTAAAAAAGATTTTAAGTAAGTCAGTGCAACATCTTGGCCTGACACTTGGTCGAATGAAAACAAAGCATCAGCCATTGGTCTTTAATATACCGGAGTGAGCCAGTTCATATAACTTGGTTGTTCACCACGAACCGCTTCAAAAAAGATAGATTGGATTTTTTTGGTGATGGGACCTATGTTTCCATTTCCAATCACACGACGATCCACTTCTTTCACCCAAGCCACTTGCACACCCGTGCCTGAAAAAAATAATTCATCAGCAATATAAAGTTCAGATCGAGCAATGTCTCTTTCCACAACTTGGATTCCTAAGTCTTTTGCAATTTGAATGATACTTCTTCTTGTGATCCCTTCTAAAATAGAAGATGGAATGGTAGGTGTATGGATCACACCATCACGAACGATAAAAAGATTTTCGGCAGAACCCTCTGATACAAATCCTCTCGCATCTAAAAAGATAGCTTCATCCATTCCGTTTTGAACGGCTTCTGATTTTGCAAGAGCAGAGTTTACATACCCACCACTCACTTTAGAAAGAGTAGGAATTTGGTTATCAGAAAATCTTTGCCAAGAAGAAACGATAGTAGTTAGTCCATTTTGAGTATCAAGGTAATCATCCAACTTCAAAGCATAAACGGTGATATCTGCCTTCACATCATGGAAACGTGGGGAAAGTTGTAAGGCAGAAGTATAAATGAAAGGTCGTAAGTATACATTTTGTTTTGCTTCATTTTTACGAAGCAGATCCAAGATAATGGATTGGATTTCTTCCGGTGTGATTTGAATTTGCAGCTGCATGATCTTTGTGGAGTTCTCAAGTCGTTTGCAATGTTCTGGCAATCGGAAGACAAAAAGGTTTTTTTTCGCTTCGTTATAATATCCACGGATTCCACCGAAGACACCTGTCCCATATTGTAAGGCGTGGGTTTGGACGCTGACTTTCGCGTCCTCGGAAGGAACAATCTTTCCTTCGAAGTATGTATAAGGGAATGAATTCTGAGCCATTGAGATTCCTATCACTCCAATCTTCTGGAGTTTCAAAATTAGAAAATGAATTTTATCTTTTTTTCTCTCGAAGCTTAGGCCGATGATTTTGATATCGTTCTAAGGAGTAGATTCTCTAATCTCTCTCCCTCGCTTTTTTATAAGAACTGAATCACTAAGAAGACATAATATGAATCCATCCTTTTATCCCAATCAATTTGATTGTATCGTCGTTGGTGCCGGTCATGCCGGAACTGAAGCTGCTTATATCTCTGCCAAAGCGGGGCTCAAAACTTTACTCATTACAATGAACTTGGATACCATCGGACAGATGAGTTGCAATCCTGCCATCGGTGGAATTGCCAAAGGACATATGGTTCGCGAAGTGGATGCTCTTGGTGGACTGATGGGTCGGGTGATTGATCAAACCGGAATTCAATTTAAGATGTTAAACACATCGAAGGGTCCTTCCGTTTGGGCCCCGCGCGCGCAAGCAGAGAAAAAACAATACCAGCTCATGATCAAACACCAATTGGAAAAATTAAAAACACTCTCTATAAGACAAGATACAGTTGAGGATTTGATTGTTGAGGGAAACCAAGTGACTGGTGTCGTCACTGGTCGTGGATTTACTTTTTATACAAATCATGTGATCCTAACCACAGGAACTTTTTTATCGAGTGTGATTCATATTGGAACTTACCAAAAGGAATCGGGTCGGATCGGGGAACCAACAACCAAAGGTTTATCACACACACTTGCTCGTTTTGAATTACGACTTGGAAGACTCAAAACTGGAACCCCTGCTCGTGTTCATAAAAATTCCATCAACTTTGATGGACTCGATGTACAAGATGGTGATGAGAACCCGCGCCCCTTTTCTTTTTCAACAAGTAAAATCGACCGCAAACAAATTCCTTGTTACATCACTTACACCAACGACACCACTCATGAACTCATCAAACAAAACTTAGAATTCTCTCC contains:
- the gyrA gene encoding DNA gyrase subunit A, with translation MTEQNGQENESNKTLALNLSGRPDVAGALKAGVRVIPVEIEDQMKEAYLDYAMSVIVGRALPDVRDGLKPVHRRILHAMNERAWRSDRPYVKSAKIVGEVIGNYHPHGDSAVYETMVRMAQTFSMRETLIDGQGNFGSVDGDNAAAYRYTEAKLTKLAEELLKDIEKNTVSFSPNFDDTRQQPDVLPANFPNILVNGSTGIAVGMATNIPPHNLKESVNAVIALIQNPDITLPELMKILPGPDFPTGGTIIGGEGLYQAYATGKGSIRIRSKVDIIENNKGREIIVINEIPYQVNKKNLLEKIGELVNEKIIEGVSEILDLSDRKGIRVEIHIKKDANAQVILNQLFKLTQLQVSYGITMLAILNNRPKIFSLKEILKSYADHRNEVVIKRTEFDLDKAQKRAHILEGLRIALDNIDEVIRIIRASKDVKEAQSSLMATFALSEIQADAILEMRLQRLTSLEVQKIIEELEQVRLLIADLEDILAKPERVKSIICDELGKVAQSFGNNRSTEISLESLESSTFNAEDLIADEEVVVQLSEDMFIKRLPMDTFRRQKRGGKGVQGISTKREDFVKKLSSAMTHDNLMLFSNKGRAFLMKVYELPIGSKEARGKSLKAVINLNDDEIITSLFTFRNFDESYLLMVTREGFVKKIQLDEFTNTKKSGIIAIGLRDGDELIDVIANPSNYDVFIGSKNGLAIRMNLNELRSQGRTASGVTAMKLEEDDAIAGITKVEPGTNLFCVSENGFGKRTDFEEFSTKGRGGKGMTYLKIGEKNGRAVGIASVKEEDELLVITQSGMAIRVEVKTISMVGRSAMGVKVVNTKDEDFVKDFAVVRDSESESE
- a CDS encoding DUF721 domain-containing protein, whose amino-acid sequence is MKKVELSELFQSLEKLGMDRESIFRDQILKTLRLKWNDIVGEYFGKQSFPKSIDGKKLTVVCRHSMISQELEFQKTELLTKVNSITNPVLLEKIQFKTGNEFQNPRS
- a CDS encoding tRNA dihydrouridine synthase, producing MITIGGVTIKGDVVLSPMAGISDSPYRQITRRFGSAFAYTEFVSTEQLLMGNTKSLDMFRYLETERPIFFQIFGSDLETVVNASEIAASRNPDVIDLNMGCSVAKVSHHGSGAGLLRNVRLAGAMIEGIRKKTNLPVTAKIRLGWDSNSLNYLETVKVLEGSGVSAISVHGRTKAMAYSGVADWNAIGEIKSKAMVPIFGNGDVTSYSEAMFKKKEYGVDLVLIGRKAIGNPWIFSERAKEKVSWSEIKEVILEHLNLMLNFYPSEDDYALILFRKHFIRYIENTGFPENTKRELLTITNVSQFIETLESVQMDSIFLGTSEIYNESINCETFVSLA
- the gyrB gene encoding DNA topoisomerase (ATP-hydrolyzing) subunit B; its protein translation is MSNQTDPNAYSASKIKILEGLEAVRKRPGMYIGTQDESGLHKMVYEVVDNSVDEAMAGHCTEIDVRILPDHIIEVRDNGRGIPTGIHPDKGKSTIEVVLTILHAGGKFENDAYKVSGGLHGVGVSVVNALSTYLEVEVHQDGKLHYQKYQAGVPVEDVKIIGDTTHRGTVVRFKADDTIFTTVDFSFDTLSARFREIAFLNKGLLIRIEDQRKEEVAKHEFKFDGGIVSFVEYITEAKHPLHKVLHFVGEKENVWAEIALQYCDTYSENIFCFTNAINNNLGGTHLEGFRTALTRTLNDHLKKDQVLFKKQPNGLQGDDIKEGLCAVISIKIPQPQFNSQTKEKLVNAEVKGLMQTITGEGLNRFFEENPAVIKKILEKCILASKAREAARRARDLTRRKTVLEGGGLPGKLADCSEKDPEHCELYLVEGDSAGGSAKQGRDRNTQAILPLKGKILNVEKARLDKILSNEEIRTLITVMGTGIGDDEFNVEKLRYKKIIIMTDADVDGSHIRTLLLTFFFRYMKPIIEQGSLFVAQPPLYLLKFGREAVYVYSDREKEEILKSRPNDKVVIQRYKGLGEMNPEQLWDTTMDPKERVMLQVKLQDFVEAEDTFNILMGDEVSPRRRFIEANSYKVANLDL
- a CDS encoding PilZ domain-containing protein, which encodes MADSKQSIFSDSYSKYGGAKQKRKDARVKLDVPCTVELVKSKNTPVTGHLSDLGTGGLAFQTTAIFYEGDQVRIQFSLHQNPLEIIGTVHRTAGKTTSVIFQPLTALQHKVVQDFIHKHYFDPKLKK